From the genome of Ralstonia insidiosa:
CACGCTCAAGCTTCAGCCATCGATTGTGGTGACGCACCTGCTGCTCGGCATGTCGCTGCTGGCGGCATTGATCTGGCTCGGCTGCAAGAACGATACGCCGCGCTTTGTCGATGGTCGTGGCGCATCGCTGCGTGTGCCGGCGGCGATCGGGCTGGCGTTGCTCGTCGTGCAGATCGCACTGGGCGGCTGGGTCAGCACCAACTACGCCGTGCTCGCCTGCACCGACTTCCCGCTATGCAACGGCCAGTGGGTGCCGGCGATGGACTTTACGCACGGCTTCACCTTCTGGCGCCAACTCGGCAAGACCGCCAGCGGTGACTTCATCTCACATGACGCGCTGGTTGCCATCCACTGGACGCACCGCGTCTTTGCAGTGCTCGTGCTGAGCTACCTGGCTTGGCTGGGCGTGCGCGCACGTCGCGTGGCTGGCATCGGCCGCGTGGCGACTGTCCTACTCATCGTGCTGGCCGTGCAGCTGGCGACTGGCTTGTCGAATATCGTGCTCGGCTGGCCGTTGCTGGCCGCCGTGGCGCACAACGGTGGCGCGGCGGTGCTGCTGTTGCTGATGGTGCGTCTGCATTACCTGATCGGCTTGGCGCAAGAGCGCGCGCCGATCCCTGCGGCCGTGGCCGCC
Proteins encoded in this window:
- a CDS encoding COX15/CtaA family protein: MLLQLASIGILIALIPLCYVLVKGDRNKYRKLVWITAFLTLDLIMFGSFTRLTDSGLGCPDWPGCYGTSNPFHARDDIHAAQTAMPSGPVTWMKAWIEMTHRYFAMAVGVLIITLVVVAWFKRKELKQSPWYATAVLALVCVQGAFGAWTVTLKLQPSIVVTHLLLGMSLLAALIWLGCKNDTPRFVDGRGASLRVPAAIGLALLVVQIALGGWVSTNYAVLACTDFPLCNGQWVPAMDFTHGFTFWRQLGKTASGDFISHDALVAIHWTHRVFAVLVLSYLAWLGVRARRVAGIGRVATVLLIVLAVQLATGLSNIVLGWPLLAAVAHNGGAAVLLLLMVRLHYLIGLAQERAPIPAAVAAV